From the Bacteroidales bacterium genome, the window TGCACGGGTTGTTCCCCGGCTTCGAGCATAGCACGCACATCGATAGTCTGAGAGATCCTTCTTTTATTAAACCATTTGGGTTGCCGGGTAATGTATTGAGTTTTTTGATTATCTAAATCAGACAGCTCTGACTGGCCGGCTTCCCTTCGAAGGACGTTTATCAGGTCTTCAACCTTCAATCCCCCTACAGCGGCTGCCTGACTGAGTGTAGTAACCTTTCCGATTGTTTTTCTTAACAGTGGATTTCGGAGTTTTGCGAAGGGCGGAGCCTGTGCAATAAGGATCTCTTCCAGACCCGGATAAGCCTCCAGCAGGTCAAAAACTTTCGTTTTCGGAGTAATGATCAGGCTATTCATCTTTTCCTTCATCATTGGTCCCATAGGATAAAATGCGTCTTTCTCCTTCCAGACTTCTCGCATTTGTCAGGTCCTGCGATACTTCGAGCGTTCCAAGATATTCACCTTTGTCGTCTCTCAACGCATAATACTCAATCAGGATAAATTTTCCTTTCATCTGAATCCAGAAGGGAGCATGAGAGGCTTTCCCGGATTTAAAGTCATCTATAATCTTTTCAACGATATCGACGCTTCCCGGGGGATGGCACAGGCGCACATCGCGGTTTATAATGGAACGGCTGCGGGGAAATATCCGGTGATTACCCTGGGTAAAATATTTCACCTTGTCGTTCTTATCCACGAAGGTCATATCGACAGGGGCAGTATTCAGAATAGCCATCAGTTCGTTTACAGAAAAGCTTCCCGAGGGAAGGGAAACCAATCCATCCTTATTACCGGCAATCTCTTCATCCCGCGATTCGTCCTGCAATCCTTCGGGAACCCAATCTACCCCGGGATCATAAAGGGTAAAACCGAATTCAAGCGTCTGCTTTTGCACATTCCACCAGTCGTCCACAGTGAGCATATCCATGCACATTGGGAACAGAATCTCCTCCTCCTTTTGAACCATATCGCTGAGGGCTTTTAATACCGGGTAAAAAAGCAGCTCCAGGGCATCAGAAAGATCTTGTTCAGAAAGATCTTGTTCTTTTAGCAGGGCGATACATCCCCTGAGTTGTTCCCTGATCTCGTCATGCTTTCCCCACATGACCTTTGGCGGACCCGTGATTTCATTCCGCTCGAGATAGGGGAAGACCAGGTATTCTTTTCTTTTGTAATGTTTATCAATATCCATCAGTTCATTGAAGGCGGACTGAAGTACAAGGATGAATGCCCTGAAGTTATCTTCCGGCACTTTATTCAGAGAATGAAGAAGGTCGTTGGATTTTTGGATGGCTTTCTTTATTGCTTTGTTTTCCTGGATAAATACATCTACCGGGTGCCCGGGAGGAATCTCTTTTGCTCCACTCAAATCCACATGACCCTCCAGTACCTCTCCGTGAATATCACAGAGTTTAAGCACTTCCGATTCAGGAAGCCCTTCACTTATAAGTTCCTGTTCAACTTCCACAACTTCACCATAGGGTACCGATTTTAAGGTAGAAATCAATTCCTGC encodes:
- a CDS encoding DUF1858 domain-containing protein — its product is MMKEKMNSLIITPKTKVFDLLEAYPGLEEILIAQAPPFAKLRNPLLRKTIGKVTTLSQAAAVGGLKVEDLINVLRREAGQSELSDLDNQKTQYITRQPKWFNKRRISQTIDVRAMLEAGEQPVHEVLSSVKKLKKNEILGIIAPFLPAPLLDKAIGLGYQHWIRKVSEEEIHIYFKK
- a CDS encoding DUF438 domain-containing protein, yielding MSELINNSRFRKDRLKELILGLHSGESPEKVRQELISTLKSVPYGEVVEVEQELISEGLPESEVLKLCDIHGEVLEGHVDLSGAKEIPPGHPVDVFIQENKAIKKAIQKSNDLLHSLNKVPEDNFRAFILVLQSAFNELMDIDKHYKRKEYLVFPYLERNEITGPPKVMWGKHDEIREQLRGCIALLKEQDLSEQDLSDALELLFYPVLKALSDMVQKEEEILFPMCMDMLTVDDWWNVQKQTLEFGFTLYDPGVDWVPEGLQDESRDEEIAGNKDGLVSLPSGSFSVNELMAILNTAPVDMTFVDKNDKVKYFTQGNHRIFPRSRSIINRDVRLCHPPGSVDIVEKIIDDFKSGKASHAPFWIQMKGKFILIEYYALRDDKGEYLGTLEVSQDLTNARSLEGERRILSYGTNDEGKDE